One Methanobacteriaceae archaeon genomic window carries:
- a CDS encoding HEPN domain-containing protein — MDKIDDLYYQGYLKKIEPSPLKSKLSLKEAKIWLKEAEETYIHGFKRSTRICTFYAFYHAARAVTLRDGVSEESYHYLIDYLETYCEKGIFKKECLDILHWIFDLHYQDEHHFQCIRSPQDLEQGIRYCHEFIGNIEVLLEKTGKLPKTILKNSLRVQEEDKFEDKVDHY; from the coding sequence TTGGACAAGATTGATGATCTCTATTATCAGGGATATCTAAAAAAAATTGAACCTTCTCCATTAAAAAGCAAACTATCACTTAAAGAAGCTAAAATATGGTTAAAAGAGGCAGAGGAAACTTATATCCATGGTTTCAAACGTTCAACCAGAATTTGCACCTTTTATGCATTTTATCATGCTGCCAGGGCTGTTACACTTAGAGATGGTGTTAGTGAAGAAAGTTACCATTACCTGATAGATTACCTTGAAACATACTGCGAAAAGGGTATTTTTAAAAAAGAGTGTTTGGATATCTTACATTGGATTTTTGATTTGCATTATCAGGATGAACACCATTTTCAGTGCATTAGGAGTCCCCAGGACTTGGAACAGGGTATCAGGTACTGTCATGAATTTATTGGGAATATTGAAGTTCTGCTAGAAAAAACTGGAAAACTTCCCAAAACAATTCTTAAAAATTCTTTACGGGTACAAGAAGAAGATAAATTTGAAGATAAAGTGGATCATTATTGA